The Skermanella rosea sequence CAGCGCCAGCACCTTCGTGATGCCGGTCACCCGGATCGACGACCGCACCGTCGGGAACGGCAAGCCGGGCTCCCTGGGTGAGCGCCTGCGGCAGGCCTATCTGGAATACGCCCGGACGGCGGGCGCCTCGTGATGCCGGAACACGACCTTGCCACCCCCGGTCCCGGCGACGGGAAGCCGTCGCGGCTGCCGCGCGCGGTCCTGTTCGATTGGGACAATACCCTGGTGGACAACTGGGGCTGCATCCATGCCGCGTTGAACGCTGCCCTGGTCGCCCACGGCCTGCCGCCCTGGACCCTGGAGGAGACCCGCATCCGCGTCCGGCAGAGCCTGCGCGACAGCTTCCCGCGCCTGTTCGGCGACCGCTGGACCGACGCGCGCGACATCTTCTACGACCATTTCGGCCGCCACCATCTCGATTACCTGAAGCCGCTCCCGGGTGCCGAGGGGCTGCTGTCGGCGCTGGCCGGGCAGGGCGTCTATCTCGGGGTGGTCAGCAACAAGACGGGCCGCTTCCTGCGGGCCGAGTCGGCCCAACTCGGTTGGGACCGCTACTTCGGCAAGCTGGTCGGAGCGGGAGACGCGCCACAAGATAAACCTGCGGTTGACCCCATCCACATGGCCCTTGAGCCCGGCGGGTTGATTGCCGGTCCCGACGTCTGGTTCATCGGCGACGCAGACGTGGATATGCAGTGCGCCCATGCCGGGGGATGCGTTCCGATGCTGATCGGGAACAGTCCGGACGACTTCGGGAATTTTCCGCCTGCGCACCGGTTTGACACTTGCGATATAGTATCCGACTTGGTGCGGCGCCTCGGCGCCCCCATATCGCTGGAGACTCCAGTCGAACAACGAAAATAGCCCAACAAAAGGGTTATGGAATGTTATCCGGGCTCTGGGATGGGGCCCCAAGAACCATCACAACGGGGCGATTGCATATGTCCGAAAAAAGTCAAAATGTTCAGGACGTTTTCTTAAACCACGTCCGAAAGAACAAGACCCCGGTCACCGTGTTCCTGGTGAACGGTGTCAAACTCCAAGGCATCATAACGTGGTTCGACAACTTCTCCGTCCTGCTGCGACGCGATGCGCATAGCCAACTGGTCTACAAGCACGCAATCTCGACCGTGATGCCTGCCCATCCTATTCAACTTTTCGAGCCGCCCAAGGAAGGTGAAGGTACCTAACGCACCCGATCAGGGCACCGGCCGGTCCGCCATGGGCACCGGCCGCGCCCTCGTGATCCATCCGATCCTGCGCGAGTCCAAGATCGACGACGGCATGCGCAGCCCCGAAGCGCGCCTGGACGAAGCCGTCGGACTGGCCGCCGCGATCGAACTGGACGTCGCCCACGCCGAAGCCGTCAAGGTCAACCGGCCACAGCCTTCGACCCTGCTCGGGTCGGGCACGGTGGAGCATTTCGCCGACCTGATCCGCGACGCGGAAGAGAGGGGTGAACCGATCGATCTTGTCGTGATGGACCACGCCCTGTCGCCCGTCCAGCAGCGCAACCTGGAACGCGGTCTTCATGCCAAGGTCATCGACCGCACCGGCCTGATCCTGGAGATCTTCGGCGCCCGGGCACGCACCCGCGAAGGACAGTTGCAGGTGGAACTTGCCGCGCTGAGCTACCAGCGCTCGCGGCTGGTCCGGTCCTGGACCCACCTGGAGCGCCAGCGCGGCGGTTTCGGCTTTCTCGGCGGTCCCGGCGAAAGCCAGCTCGAGATCGACCGCCGCCTGATCGGCGACCGGATCATCAAGCTGAAGCGGGAGCTGGACGAGGTCCGGCGCACCCGCGACCTGCACCGCAAGGCGCGGGACCGGGTGCCCTATCCTGTGGTGGCCTTGGTCGGCTACACCAACGCCGGCAAGTCGTCGCTGTTCAACCGGATGGCCGGCGCCGACGTGTTCGCCAAGAACCTGCTGTTCGCGACGCTCGACCCGACCATGCGCGGGATCGAGCTGCCGACCGGCCGCAAGGTGATCCTGTCCGACACGGTGGGCTTCATCTCCGACCTGCCGACCCACCTCGTGGCCGCCTTCCGGGCGACCCTGGAGGAGGTCCAGGCGGCCGACATCGTCCTGCACGTTCGGGACATCGCCCATCCCGACACGGAGGCCCAGAAGGCCGACGTCGAGGCGGTGCTGCGCGACCTCGACATCGATCCGTCCCAGGACGGCCGCGTCGTCGAGGTGCTGAACAAGATCGACCTGCTCGACGTCGCCACGCGGGACGCCCTGCTCGCCCAGGCGGCACGCAACGACCACATGCAGGCGGTCTCGGCCCTGACCGGCGAGGGCCTGCCCGAACTGTTCGGGCTGCTCGACCGCCACATGACGATGGACCGCCAGACGGTCGATCTCACGGTGCGGATCGACGACGGCGCGGCGCTGGCCTGGCTCTACCAGCGGGGCGACGTACTGGAGCGGCGGGACGACGAGTCATTCGCCCATCTCCAGATCGCCTTGGATCCCGCCGACCTCGCCCGTTTCGAACGGCGCTACGACTACCATCCCGCCAGCTGACGCGGATCCGTCCGCATTGCGCACGCTCCGGGCCGGTACCCTCCAGGGTGCCGGCCTTCCTTTTGCCTCCGGGAAAATGAACCGCTACCCCTGGTGTAAATTGGGCGAGGCCCCATCTGCCGGGGTGAAATGCTTGACGGCCGGGAAATCTGCCGTTATACGGCTGGCACTCCCTGGCCTTGAGTGCTAACACCCAGCGCTGACACCACAGCCGGCACCAAGGCCGGCGACAGACATCTCGGAGAGATCCCATGAAGTTCAGGCCTTTGCATGATCGCGTCGTCGTGAAGCCGACCGAGCAGGAGAACAAGACTGCCGGCGGCATCATCATTCCGGACACCGCCAAGGAAAAGCCGATGCAGGGCGAAGTCATCGCCGTCGGCCCCGGTGCCCGCGGCGAGGACGGCAAGGTCACCGCGCTCGACGTCAAGGCGGGCGACAAGGTGCTGTACGGCAAGTGGTCCGGTACCGAGGTCAAGATCGAGGGCGACACGCTTCTGATCATGCGTGAGTCCGACCTGATGGGCGTCCTCGAGTAAAAACCCCGCGTCAACCGCCATATAGGAGATCCAGGGCATGGCTGCCAAGGAAGTTAAGTTTTCGGTCGACGCCCGCACCCGCATGCTGCGCGGCGTGGACATTCTGGCCGACGCCGTCAAGGTGACGCTGGGCCCGAAGGGCCGCAACGTGGTGCTGGAGAAGAGCTTCGGCGCGCCGCGCATCACCAAGGACGGCGTGACGGTCGCCAAGGACATCGAGCTGTCCGACAAGTTCGAGAACATGGGCGCGCAGATGGTGCGCGAGGTCGCCAGCAAGACCAACGACCTGGCGGGTGACGGCACCACCACCGCGACCGTCCTGGCCCAGGCGATCGTCCGCGAGGGCGTCAAGTCGGTCGCGGCCGGCATGAACCCGATGGACCTGAAGCGCGGCATCGACCTCGCGGTCGAAGCCGTCGTCAATTCCGTCAAGGCCTCCTCCAAGAAGATCAACACCAACGCGGAGATCGCCCAGGTCGGCACGATCTCGGCCAACGGTGAGCGCGAGATCGGCGAGATGATCGCCCGCGCCATGGAGAAGGTCGGCAACGAGGGTGTCATCACCGTCGAAGAGGCGAAGTCGCTTGAGACCGAACTGGAAGTGGTCGAGGGCATGCAGTTCGACCGCGGCTACCTCAGCCCCTACTTCGTCACCAACGCCGAGAAGATGACCACCGAGCTGGAGAACCCCTTCATTCTCCTGCACGAGAAGAAGCTCTCCGGCCTGCAGGCCATGCTGCCGGTCCTCGAGGCCGTCGTCCAGAGCGGTCGTCCGCTGCTGATCGTCGCCGAGGACGTCGAGGGCGAGGTCCTGGCCACCCTGGTGGTCAACAAGCTGCGCGGCGGCCTGAAGGTCGCTGCCGTCAAGGCCCCCGGCTTCGGTGACCGCCGCAAGGCGATGCTGGAGGACATGGCCATCCTGACCGGCGGCCAGGTCGTCAGCGAGGATCTCGGCATCAAGCTCGAGAACGTCAGCCTGGAGATGCTCGGCACGGCCAAGCGCGTCCTGATCACCAAGGAAGAGACCACGATCGTCGACGGCGCCGGTGCAGGTGCCGACATCGAGGCCCGCTGCACCCAGATCCGTCGCCAGATCGACGAGACCACCAGCGACTACGAC is a genomic window containing:
- a CDS encoding HAD family hydrolase — translated: MPEHDLATPGPGDGKPSRLPRAVLFDWDNTLVDNWGCIHAALNAALVAHGLPPWTLEETRIRVRQSLRDSFPRLFGDRWTDARDIFYDHFGRHHLDYLKPLPGAEGLLSALAGQGVYLGVVSNKTGRFLRAESAQLGWDRYFGKLVGAGDAPQDKPAVDPIHMALEPGGLIAGPDVWFIGDADVDMQCAHAGGCVPMLIGNSPDDFGNFPPAHRFDTCDIVSDLVRRLGAPISLETPVEQRK
- the hfq gene encoding RNA chaperone Hfq; the encoded protein is MSEKSQNVQDVFLNHVRKNKTPVTVFLVNGVKLQGIITWFDNFSVLLRRDAHSQLVYKHAISTVMPAHPIQLFEPPKEGEGT
- the hflX gene encoding GTPase HflX, whose amino-acid sequence is MGTGRALVIHPILRESKIDDGMRSPEARLDEAVGLAAAIELDVAHAEAVKVNRPQPSTLLGSGTVEHFADLIRDAEERGEPIDLVVMDHALSPVQQRNLERGLHAKVIDRTGLILEIFGARARTREGQLQVELAALSYQRSRLVRSWTHLERQRGGFGFLGGPGESQLEIDRRLIGDRIIKLKRELDEVRRTRDLHRKARDRVPYPVVALVGYTNAGKSSLFNRMAGADVFAKNLLFATLDPTMRGIELPTGRKVILSDTVGFISDLPTHLVAAFRATLEEVQAADIVLHVRDIAHPDTEAQKADVEAVLRDLDIDPSQDGRVVEVLNKIDLLDVATRDALLAQAARNDHMQAVSALTGEGLPELFGLLDRHMTMDRQTVDLTVRIDDGAALAWLYQRGDVLERRDDESFAHLQIALDPADLARFERRYDYHPAS
- a CDS encoding co-chaperone GroES, with the translated sequence MKFRPLHDRVVVKPTEQENKTAGGIIIPDTAKEKPMQGEVIAVGPGARGEDGKVTALDVKAGDKVLYGKWSGTEVKIEGDTLLIMRESDLMGVLE
- the groL gene encoding chaperonin GroEL (60 kDa chaperone family; promotes refolding of misfolded polypeptides especially under stressful conditions; forms two stacked rings of heptamers to form a barrel-shaped 14mer; ends can be capped by GroES; misfolded proteins enter the barrel where they are refolded when GroES binds); its protein translation is MAAKEVKFSVDARTRMLRGVDILADAVKVTLGPKGRNVVLEKSFGAPRITKDGVTVAKDIELSDKFENMGAQMVREVASKTNDLAGDGTTTATVLAQAIVREGVKSVAAGMNPMDLKRGIDLAVEAVVNSVKASSKKINTNAEIAQVGTISANGEREIGEMIARAMEKVGNEGVITVEEAKSLETELEVVEGMQFDRGYLSPYFVTNAEKMTTELENPFILLHEKKLSGLQAMLPVLEAVVQSGRPLLIVAEDVEGEVLATLVVNKLRGGLKVAAVKAPGFGDRRKAMLEDMAILTGGQVVSEDLGIKLENVSLEMLGTAKRVLITKEETTIVDGAGAGADIEARCTQIRRQIDETTSDYDREKLQERLAKLAGGVAVIRVGGATEVEVKERKDRVDDAMHATRAAVEEGVVSGGGAALLYAIKSLDNVQVTNDDQRVGVEIIRRALKAPARQIADNAGADGAVVVGKLLESTDPSYGYDAQNGVFGDMFKAGIIDPTKVVRTALQDAASVAGLLITTEAMIADKPEPKGGPAMPPGGMGGMGGMGDMGF